A region of the Desulfovibrio inopinatus DSM 10711 genome:
ACAAATTTGAGGACTTAAGAAAGAGGTATTGGAAGGGGGTGCTTTGGAGCCCAAGTTATTTTGCCGCTTCTTGTGGGGGCGCTCCTCTTTCCGTAATGAGGCAGTACATAGAACAGCAACGCACACCCGCCTCAAGGCGGGAAGAGCGCCTTTCATCCCCTACCTGAAGGAAGGGGGCTTCTCGGCGTAAGAGGATAAAATGAAATGCCTTATTGTCTGAACCGGACACGCGGAGTGCTGTTTCTCTTTCTGTCTTCGCTCATCCGATGATGCAGCGCCCGGCCTAGTCGGGTAAAATGACGACACTAATTTCTTGGTGTCTGCTGAGACGATTCAAGTCGGCATCATGGCTCACCGAGGCCGGAATAAAAATGGTTCCGGCAAAACCGGATTCAACCTGGGCATAGAGCTCATCTTTCGTCATATAACTGACTCTGCCCGTACAAATCATAAACAACCGACTGGAGTGCTTCTCTCCATTGGTTTTCAGTACCATACATGGTCGGCTTGGGTCTCCCGGTCCA
Encoded here:
- a CDS encoding transposase; its protein translation is KFEDLRKRYWKGVLWSPSYFAASCGGAPLSVMRQYIEQQRTPASRREERLSSPT